Proteins encoded in a region of the Panthera tigris isolate Pti1 chromosome B2, P.tigris_Pti1_mat1.1, whole genome shotgun sequence genome:
- the LOC122238583 gene encoding DLA class I histocompatibility antigen, A9/A9 alpha chain-like codes for MRFVMSETVLLLLLGALAVTQTWAGSHSLRYFYTAVSRPGLGEPRFIAVGYVDDTQFVRFDSDAPNPRMEPRVPWMEQEGPEYWDRNTRNEKNNAQISRVDLNTMLRYYNQNESGSHNIQRMYGCDVGPDGRLLRGYRQESYDGKDYISLNEDLRSWTAADTAAQITRRKWEEAGEAERLRNYLEGTCVEWLAKYLDMGKETLLRAESPNTRVTRHPISDREVTLRCWALGFYPAEITLTWQRDGQDHTQDAELVETRPAGDGTFQKWAAVVVPSGEEQRYTCHVQHEGLPQPITLRWEPSSLPSITILGIIAGVVVLVVTVVVGAVIWRKKFSGGKGPSYSHAARDDSTQGSDSSLMAPKV; via the exons ATGCGGTTCGTGATGTCCGAAACTGTGCTCCTGCTGCTGTTGGGGGCCCTGGCCGTGACCCAGACCTGGGCGG GCTCCCACTCCCTGAGGTATTTCTACACCGCGGTGTCCCGGCCCGGCCTCGGGGAGCCCCGCTTCATCGCCGTGGGCTACGTGGACGACACGCAGTTCGTGCGGTTCGACAGCGACGCCCCGAATCCGAGGATGGAGCCGCGGGTGCCGTGGATGGAGCAGGAGGGGCCGGAGTATTGGGACCGGAACACGCGGAACGAGAAGAACAACGCACAGATTTCCCGAGTGGACCTGAACACGATGCTCCGCTACTACAACCAGAACGAGTCCG GGTCGCACAACATCCAGAGAATGTATGGCTGTGACGTCGGACCGGACGGCCGCCTCCTCCGCGGGTACAGGCAGGAGTCCTATGACGGCAAGGATTACATCTCCCTGAACGAGGACCTGCGCTCCTGGACCGCGGCGGACACAGCGGCGCAGATCACCCGCCGCAAGTGGGAGGAGGCCGGTGAGGCGGAGCGCTTGAGGAACTACCTGGAGGGCACGTGCGTGGAGTGGCTCGCCAAATACCTGGACATGGGGAAGGAGACGCTGCTGCGCGCAG agTCTCCCAACACACGGGTGACCCGCCACCCCATCTCTGACCGTGAGGTGACCCTGaggtgctgggccctgggcttcTACCCTGCGGAGATCACCCTGACCTGGCAGCGTGATGGGCAGGACCACACCCAGGACGCAGAGCTTGTGGAGACCAGGCCTGCGGGAGATGGAACCTTCCAGAAGTGGGCAGCTGTGGTGGTGCCttctggagaggagcagagatacACGTGCCATGTGCAGCATGAGGGGCTGCCCCAGCCCATCACCCTGAGATGGG agccatcctctctgccctccatcaCCATCCTGGGCATCATTGCTGGTGTGGTTGTCCTTGTGGTCACTGTGGTGGTTGGAGCTGTGATCTGGAGGAAGAAGTTCTCAG GAGGAAAGGGACCAAGCTATTCTCACGCTGCAC GCGACGACAGTACCCAGGGCTCTGATTCATCTCTAATGGCTCCTAAAG tgtGA